GAGCTGGCCCAGGTCGGCGTGGACGAGGAGACCACGGCCCGACGGATCGCCGAGCTGGTGGCCGAGCTCGAGCGCCGGCTCGAGCTCGCCGACTCGGGCTCGTTCTCGAGCAAGGGCGTCACCTTCCCCCCGTTGCTCGTCGTCCTCGACGGGTCCCGCCGGCTGCGCCTGCTGCCCGGCATGGTGCCGCTGCTGCAGCGCGGGCCGTCGGTGGGGATCACCTTCCTGTGCCTGGACGAGGACGAGCGGCTGCTGCCCGAGGAGTGCCGCGCGGTCGTCCAGGCCGACGAGCCGCTCATGCGGGTCACGGTGAGCGAGCAGTGGGTCATCGAGGGGGTCCGGCCCGACCTGGTCAGCCCGGCGTGGGCGGAGCGGGTGGCGCGTGCCGTGGCCCCGGTGCGGGACGTCTCCGCCGAGGACGCCGCCGCGACGATCCCGACCTCGAGCCGGCTGCTCGACGTGCTCCGGCTCGACCCGCCCACCGCCGCCGCCGTGCAGGAGCGCTGGGTGTCGGTCGGGCGGACCACCCGGGCCGTCATCGGGGAGGGGACGGACGGGGCCTTCGCCATCGACATGGTCAAGGACGGCCCGCACGGTCTGGTGGCGGGCACCACGGGCTCGGGCAAGTCCGAGCTGCTGCAGACCGTCATCGCCTCGCTCGCGGTGCACAACCGCCCCGACGAGATGACCTTCGTGCTCGTCGACTACAAGGGCGGTGCGGCGTTCAAGGACTGCAACCGGCTGCCGCACACCGTCGGCATGGTGACCGACCTGGACGGCCACCTGACCGGCCGGGCGCTGGAGTCGCTCGGGGCCGAACTGCGTCGGCGCGAGCACCAGCTGGCCGGCGCCGACGCCAAGGACATCGAGGACTACCTCGCGACCCGGGGGCCTGACGACGAGCCCATGCCGCGGCTGCTCATCGTCATCGACGAGTTCGCCGCGCTGGTGGCCGAGCTGCCCGACTTCGTCACCGGGCTGGTCGACATCGCCCGGCGCGGACGGTCCCTGGGTGTGCACCTCATCCTGGCGACGCAGCGGCCGGCGGGCGTGGTGAGCGCCGAGATCAAGTCCAACACCAACCTGCGCATCGCCCTGCGCGTGACCGACTCGGGTGACTCCCAGGACGTCATCGAGGCGCGCGACGCGGCCGAGATCTCCCAGTCGACGCCCGGTCGCGCCTACGCCCGGCTCGGTCACTCCAGCCTCATCCCCTTCCAGTCCTCGCGGGTGGGTGGCCGGCCGCGAGGGGAGGGCCGGGCCGCCGAGGTCGAGCTGCGGGGTATGCCGTTCGCCGAGCTCGGGGTCGCGCCGCCGCGCGCGCAGGCCGCGGAGGAGGACGTCTCGGTCCCCACCGACCTCGCGGCCCTCGTGCAGGCCTGCCAGCAGGCGAGCGAGGAGTCGGGGGTGCAGGCCCCGGCCAGCCCGTGGCTGCCGGCCCTGGACGACGTGGTCACCCTCGAGCAGGTGCTGGAGCAGTTCCCGGACGCGGTGCCGGAGCCAGGTCGGATGCGGCTGCCGCTGGGGGTCGTCGACCTGCCCGCGCAGCAGCGTCGCGACGTGGCGGCCTACAGCCTCGCCACCGGTGCCCACCTGGCGATCGTCGGGGCCGCGCGCACCGGCCGCTCGAGCGTGCTGCGGGTGCTCGCCGGCGCCGTCGCCCGGGACCTGTCGCCCGAGGACGTGCACGTCTACGGCGTCGACTGCGGCAACAACGCCCTGCTGCCCCTGCAGGCCCTCCCGCACGTGGGAGCCGTCGTCCTGCGTGACCAGACCGACCGCATGGAGCGGCTGGTCGGCCGCCTGCGCGCGCTCATCAGCGAGCGGCAGCAGCTGCTGGCGCAGGCCGGTTACGCCGATGTCGCCGAGCAGCGGGCGGCCGTGCCGCAGGAGGAGCGCCTGCCCTACGTGCTCGTCCTCTTCGACCGCTGGGAGGGCTTCTTCCAGGTCTACGACTCGCTCGACGGGGGCCGGCTGGTGGCGGCCTTCCAGCAGATCCTGCAGGAGGGTGCTGCCGTCGGGGTGCGGGTCGTCATGACCGGTGACCGCTCCGTGGTCATGGGTCGCATGGGCACGCTGCTGGACGACAAGATCATGCTGCGCATGACCGACCCCAGCGACTTCGCGACCATCGGGATGTCCGCCAAGAAGGTGCCCGAGCGCATGCCCGAGGGGCGGGGCTTCCGTGCCGACGGGCTCCGGGAGACGCAGGTCGCGCTGCTGGCCGACGACCCGGCCGGGACCGCGCAGGTGCGCGCGCTCCAGGCGCTCGGCAAGGCGTCCGCACAGCGCTACCACGACCTGCCGCGTGCCCGCCGGCCGTTCCACGTCGACCTGCTGCCGGTCCGGTTCACCGCAGCGGAGGCCCACCGGCTGCGCGAGGAGGAGCGCGCGCAGGGGCTCGACGTCCCCGAGACCGCGCTGGCCGTCGCGGTGGGAGGCGACACCCTGGGTCTGCGGCACCTCGACGCGGCCGAGCACGGTCCTGCCGTGCTCGTCACCGGCCCGCGCCGCAGCGGCCGCTCCACGGTGCTGCGCCAGCTCGCCGACGAGGCCCTGCGCGCAGGGTGCCAGGTGGCCCTGGTGACGCCGCGCAAGAGCCCGCTGCGTGACCTCGCCGGATCGCCCGGGGTGCACGGCCCCTGGGACCTGGGCAGCGACCAGGGCGAGGTCACCGAGCAGCTGGCCACCCTGGTGGCGGGGGCGGACCCCCTGGTCGTGCTCGTCGACGACACCGAGCTGGTCGGCTCGGACGGGTGGCTGGCCGAGGCCCTCGTCAAGGCCGTCGAGCAGATGCGCGACTCCGACAGCATGCTCGTGGGGGCAGGCACGGCCTCCGACATGCAGAGCCACTACCGGGGCCCCTCCGCGGTGCTCAAGAAGGCCGGCACCGGTGTCCTGCTCAACCCGCAGTCCAGCGCCGACGCCGACCTCTTCGGGGCCCGGCTCAACCGGTCCGCCTACGGGCAGTCGTTGCCCCCGGGTGGCGGCTACCTCGTCGTGGCGGGCCAGGCGGAGCGGGTCCAGGTCGTCTGGCCCGGGTGAGACCGGGTCGCACGCCCCGGCCCTGCTCCACCGCCCCCGTCCGACCCCATCGGCATGATGCTGCCAATATGGCCGATTGGCTCGAAGAGGACGGGGATCGGCTGGACACCGCCCCCCCGCGCTGCCTAGTGTGAGATCAGATCGCACCGCCGAGGGTGCATGTGGGGGGTGCGGTCGGGACCATTTCCACGAACCCTCGGAAGGGGAGTACCAATCATGGCCGTTGGTGGTGAACTCGCGACTCTGCGAGACCTGCACAAGACGCTCGACACCTCCGCCCTGGACATCCAGCGGGTGTCCGAGGACATCGACAAGTCGCTCAACAGCACCGTCTGGACGGGCGCCAACTCGGAGAAGTTCAAGGACGCCTGGCAGACGTTCCGGCCGACGCTGACCCCCAAGCTGGTCGACGCGCTCAACGAGGCCAAGGAAGACATCAAGACGCAGCACAACAACCTGGCCGCCGCCACCGGCGAGTCGGACCGCATCTGAGGTCATCCGTCGGCAGGGGCCGGGGAGCGCGAGGCGCGCCCCGGCCCCTGCTGTCTGCCCGGGGCCCGGGGCCCGGAGCCGGCCGGACCCGAGCCGCGGACGGCGAGGACGGCGGACGGCGACGACGGGTGAGCTCGTCCGACCGACGATGACCTCGTCTGCGTGTCTCTGACAGATCTGCTAGAGAACCGCATACGGTGCCATCGTGGATCCGATCCGAAACCCCTACGCCCCCGGTGCCGGCCAGCGGCCCCCCGAGCTCGCCGGCCGGGACGAGCAGCTCGACCGCTTCCGGGTGGTGCTCGAGCGCATCCAGCGCGGCCGCCCCGAGCGCTCCATGGTGCTCACCGGGCTGCGCGGTGTCGGCAAGACCGTGCTCCTCAACGCGCTGCGCGGCGCCGCCGTGCGCTCCCGCTGGGGGACCGGCAAGTACGAGGCGCGCCCCGAGCAGGGGATGCGGCGCCCCATGGCCGCGGCGCTGCACGTGGCGGTGCGCGAGCTCGGGCACCCGCAGGGGGACGAGGTGGACCACGTGCTGGGCGTCATCAAGGCGTTCGCGCAGAAGGACCAGCCCGGCGCCAAGCTGCGGGACCGGTGGAACCCCGGTATCGACGTCGCCGCGGTCACCGGGCGCGCCGACTCCGGCGACATCGAGATCGACCTCGTCGAGCTGCTCTCCGACGTCGGCGGGCTGGCGGCGGACGTCGGCAAGGGCGTGGGCGTCTTCATCGACGAGATGCAGGACCTGCAGCCCGACGACGTGTCGGCCATCTGCGCCGCCTGCCACGAGCTGAGCCAGTCCGCGCTGCCGGTGATCGTCGTGGGCGCCGGGCTGCCCCACCTGCCCGCGGTGCTGTCGGCGAGCAAGTCCTACTCCGAGCGGCTCTTCCGCTACACCCGCATCGACCGGCTCTCGCGGGAGCAGGCCGAGCGGGCGCTGCAGCTGCCTGCGGAGGACGAGGACGCCACCTGGTCGCCGGAGGCGCTGTCGGCGATGTATGCCGCCACCGGTGGGTACCCCTACTTCCTGCAGGCCTACGGCAAGGAGGTGTGGGACCTCGCGCCGGAGTCGCCGATCACCGCCGAGGACGTGCGGGTGGCCGGGCCGGAGGCCGAGGCCGAGCTCGCGGTCGGCTTCTTCGGCAGCCGCTACGAGCGGGCCACCCCGGGGGAGCGGGAGTACCTGCGGGCGATGGCCGACCTCGCCGCGCAGCGGGTGGAGACGGGCGAGGAGATCGACGAGATCGAGTCGGTCGCGACCGCCGACATCGCCAGCCACCTGGGCCGCAAGCCGCAGTCGCTGTCACCGGCGCGGGACGCGCTGCTCAAGAAGGGCCTCATCTACTCCGGGGAGCGCGGGCGCATCGCCTTCACGGTGCCGCACTTCGGCCGCTACCTGCGCGAGAACACCTGAGGGATCGGCCGGTGCCGCCGACACGCCGACGCAGATCGGCTCAGGTGCGCACGTGCGCACCTGAGCCGCGCCGGACGGGCGTGTCGCCGGACCTGCTGCCACGGTCAGGCACGCGGGCCCGGGGCCTGGTGAGGTCTCAGGGCCCGCAGACGCACCTGCGGGAGCGGTGGTCGGCCGGTCACGCCACGGACCCCCCGGGGGCGCGGGTGAAGATCAGGTGCGTGACGCCGCGGCGCGAGGAGACGGCCTCGACGTCGTAGCCCGCCTCGACCCCCTCGAGCCCGTCCCACAGGCGCACGCCCCGGCCCAGCACGAGAGGGACCTGGACGAGGTGCAGGTGGTCGACGAGCCCTGCGGCGAGGAAGTCCCGCAGGACGGTCGGCCCACCGCCGATGCGGACGTCCAGCCCGTCCGCGGCCTCCTGGGCCACCGTCAGCGCCTCCCGGGGCGAGGCCTCCAGGAAGTGGAAGGTCGTGCCGCCCGCCATCTCGACCGGGGGCCGGGGACGGTGCGTCAGCACGAAGGTCGGGGTGCGGAACGGCGGCTCCGGCCCCCACCACCCGCGCCAGTCGGGGTCGTCCTGCCACCCGGGCGGGCCGAACTTGTGCGCCCCCATGATCTCGGCACCGATGTCCACCGAGTGCTGCTCGGCGAGGGCGTGGTCGACGCCGGTGGAGCCGCCCGACCCGTCACCGGACACGACGGACGCGCCGAAGCGCGTCGCGATCATCCACTCGTGCAGCCGCTGGCCGGCGTGCCCGAAGGGCGCCTCCGCGGACTGCGGCTCGCCGGTGGCGAAGCCGTCCAGCGAGATGGAGAAGTTGTGGACCCGGGTCCTCGTCATCGGTGCTCCCTTCCTGCTGCAGCCACCCGGTCGGCGGCCCCTGACCTACCGACGGGTCCCACGCGGCATCCTCATCGGTCCCGCGAGACCTCACCGGCGCCGCCGGACCCGGCTGCGGGCGAGGGCCAGCAGCGAGCTCAGGTCGCGCTGGCCTCCGTAGATGGTCATCGCGCGGTGGTCGCCGTAGTCCGCGATCGGCTCGACGCCGCGCAGCAGGTCCATGTCCTCCTCGGTGATGGTGAAGTCGACCTCGGTGTTGGCGCGCAGGTGCGCGGGGTCGGCGGACTTCGGCAGCGGCACCAGCCCGAGCTGCAGGCAGTAGCGGAGGGACAGCTGCGGCACGCTCACGGCATACCGCTGCGCCACCCGCGCGACCTCCTCGTCCCCGAGCAGCTCGCCGTGCGCGACCGGGGAGTAGGCCTCGACGAGGATGCCGCGGTCCTGGCAGTGCCGGATGAGCTCGTGCGGGGTGTTGCGGATGTGCGCCAGCACCTGGTTGACCATCGGAGCGACGGTGCAGCCGTCGAGGACGTTCTCGACGTCGTCGACGTCGAAGTTCGACAGGCCGATGGCCCGCACCTTCCCGGCCGCCAGCGCCTCCTCCAGCGCCCGCCAGACCTCCCGGTTCTCCTCGAGGTAGCGCTCCGGGCCGTGGAACCTGCGCCAGGGACGGGGGCTGTGGACGAGGACGAGGTCCAGGTGGTCCAGCCCGGTCCGGCGCAAGGACGCGTCGATCCCGGCGGCGGCCGCGTCGTGGCTCTTCGCGCCGGCGTCGACCTTGGTCGTGACGAAGACCTCCTCCCGCGGCACGCCGCTGGCGCGCACCGCCCGACCCACCCCCCGCTCGTTGCGGTAGGCCGGGGCCGTGTCGACGTGCCGGTAGCCCAGGCGCAGCGCCTCGCCGACGGTCTGCACGACGTGCGTGTCGTCGATGAACCAGGTGCCGAGCCCGAGCCGGGGGATGCTGACCCCGTTGGCCAGCGTGGACGTCTCCTGCAGGATCATGCGCCTCGCCTCCTCCGGGTCGCTGCGCGGTCGGCGCGGACGGGTCTACTCTTCCTCATGCCGCCGCGCGCCGTCGGTCGGACCGACCGGCGCCGAGCGGCATCCTCGGGCGGCACGGCGAAGGGACCGGTATGAAGCTCCTGCTCACCTCGGGCGGGGTCACCAACCCCAGCATCGAGCAGGCCCTCGTCTCGCTCCTGGGCAAGCCCGTCGCCGCGTCGACGGCCCTGGCCATCCCGACCGCGACCTACGGCCACACGATGTGCGACCCCGGGAACGCCTGGCGCTTCCTCACCGGTGCGTCGGGCGCGATGTGCGGCCTGGGCTGGGCCTCCCTCGGCGTCCTCGAGCTCACCGCGCTGCCCAGCGTGCCCCGCGAGCGCTGGGTGCCCTGGGTCGAGCAGGCGGACGCGCTGCTGGTCGACGGCGGCGACGCGACCTACCTCGCCCACTGGATGCGCGAGTCCGGGCTCGCCGACCTGCTGCCGGCGCTGACGGACACCGTGTGGGTCGGGCTGAGCGCCGGCAGCATGGTGCTGACCCCCCGGATCGGTGAGCCGTTCGTCACCTGGCGCCCCGAGGGCTGGAGCGACGAGACGCTCGGTGTCGTGGACTTCTCGATCTACCCGCACGTCGGGATGAACCCCCTGGAGGGCGCGGACCGGTGGCTGGCACCGCTGGGGGTGCCCGCCTACGCGCTCGACGACCAGAGCGCCGTCCAGGTGGTCGACGGGGAGGTCACGGTCGTCTCCGAGGGGGTCTGGCGGCACCTGCCCGCGGTCGACGGTGGAGGCCGCGGCCAGCGGAGGGACGAGGAGGACCGCGGGGCGACCCCGGCGCCGGAGGAGCCGCCCGCCCCGCGCGAGTTCCGGGGGGAGGACCTGAGCGGCGCGCGCTTCGTGGGGTGCTCGCTGACCGGTGCCGTCCTGCGCGGCGTCGACGTGGACGGGGCCGAGATCGACGCGCCGTGGCTGCTGGAGGGCGACGGGACGCTGCAGGTGAACGGGGTGGACGTCGCGCCCCTCGTCGACGCCGAGCTCGACCGGCGCTTCCCCGGCCGGGCGCTGCGCCGGGCCCGGGACCCGGAGGGGCTGCGGGAGGCGTGGGCCGCACTGGAGGTCGCCTGGGCGGCAGCCGTCTCGCGCGCCGAGGGTATGCAGCCCGGGACCGTCGACATCTCCGTCGCCGGGGAGTGGAGCTTCGCGCAGACGCTGCGCCACCTCGTCATGGCGACCGACACCTGGCTGGGCAGGGCGGTGCTCGACCTGCCCGACCCCTACCACGCCCTGGGTCAGCCGAACGACGAGTACGCCCTGGACGGGCACGACCCCGCGGTCTTCCACGAGACCGACCCGAGCTGGGAGCGGGTGCTGCAGGTCCGCGCCGAGCGGGTGGCAATGGTCCGCGACCACCTCGCCACCGTCACGGCGGGTGACCTCGAGGTGCCGCGGAACAACCCGTGGGCGCCGGCATACCGCGAGTCGACGCTCTCCTGCCTGCGGACGATCCTCGAGGAGGAGTGGGAGCACCTGCGGTTCGCGACGCGCGACCTGGACGTCCTCGACGCCAGGGGCACGGGGACGTGAGCAGTCTCACGTGCTGACCCGTCGACGCTGGTCAGCGGGGTGCTCCGCCGGTTCCTGACCGGAGTCTGACCGCGAGGTGGGCGCCACGTCCAGACTTCGCCGTCACGGTGGAGACGGTCGTGGGGGAGCCTGCGGCCGCTTCCCTGTACTCGACCCCCCTGAGGTTCCACCATGAAGCACCGTGCCATCCGCAAGCCCCGTCTCGGGGCGCTCGCCCTCGCGACCGGCCTCACCGCCCTGACCGGCGTCGTGTCCGCCGGGTCTGCCCAGGCCGCCAGCGGCGAGACCTGGGACGCCGTCGCCCAGTGCGAGTCCGGCGGCAACTGGAGCATCAACACCGGCAACGGCTACTACGGCGGGCTGCAGTTCGCCCAGAGCACCTGGGAGGGCTTCGGCGGCACGCAGTACGCGCAGCGCGCCGACCTCGCCTCGCGGGAGCAGCAGATCGCCATCGCCGAGAACGTCCTGGCGGGCCAGGGCCCCGGTGCCTGGCCGGTGTGCAGCGTGGAGGCCGGCCTGACCGCGGGCGGTCCCGCCCCGGCCGAGCCCGCGCCGTCCGAGCCCGCGCAGCCCGCGGAGCCGGCCCCGGCCGAGCCCCAGCAGCCGGCGCAGCCCGAGCCCGCGCAGCCGCAGCCGGCCCAGGAGGCCGCCCCGCAGCAGCCGGCCCAGGAGGCCGCCCCGCAGCAGGCGCCGGCGACCGAGCTCGCCGAGCACGTCATCGCCGGCGGCGAGACCACCGCGAAGATCGCGCACCAGCACGGCACCACGGTCGCGGACCTGGTCGGCATCAACGACCTCGCCCACGGCGGCGCACTGATCTTCACCGGCGACGTCATGCTCGTCCCGGCGCACGGCGCCGACACCGCCGCGGGCAGCTACACCGTCCAGCCCGGCGACACGCTGGCGCAGATCGCGGCCGAGCACGGCACCGACGTCCACGCGCTGGCGGCGGCCAACGACCTGGACGACCCGGACCTCATCATCGCGGGCCAGACCCTGTCGATCGGCTGACGCGACGCACGGTGGCCCGGACCCCGACCCCCTCGCTCGCGCGACGGGGTGGGGTCCGGGCCACCGGCATACCCGGGGGTCCGGGGTCAGGCCGCGCAGGCCTCCTCGAGCTCGGACTGGGCCGCCTCGGAGTCGGACACGTCGACGTCGGGGATCGCGATGACGTCCTCGGTGCGGGTCCCCTCCTCGACGACGGCGTCGTTGACCTCCTCGAAGGGCGCGTTGATGCGCTCCAGCAGGGCCGCGTGGTCCCCCTCTGCCTCCTCGGCCAGCGTCATGAGACGGCCGGAGAGCAGGGTCACCTCGGAGAAGCCGACGGGGTCGAGGTCGTCCCCGGAGCTCACGACGTCGCGCTGGGTGGCCGCGCGCTCGCTGAGCGGGGTCCCCTGGCCGGCGAAGAAGCCCTGGCAGGCGGGGTCGTCCGCGACCGCCATGCCCTCCTCCGACTGCTGCGCGTCGTCCTGCTCCTGGGTGCTCTCCTGCTGGGATGAGCTCTCAGGGGTGGTGCCCGCGTCCTCGTCCTCGGCCGAGCAGGCGGCGGTGAGGACCGCCAGGCTCATCACGGTGGCCATGGTCAGGGCACGTCGCATCAGATCATTCCTCCTTGGTGGATGGTCGCCGTCCGACATGGACGGCGCGAACCGCGCGCATCGAGGCCCCCAGCCGCGTCACGTGCGAGGATCCACCCTGCCTCACCCGTCCCGCCGCGGCGCGACCGGGTCGGCCGAGCCCGGTGCGGGCTACCAGCCGTGCGTGCCCGGCGCGCCCTTGAAGGGGCCCCGCACCCGGGAGGTGATCCACCCGCCGTAGAAGCCGCCCTCCTGCGGCTGCACCCGCTCGCCGTCGACGTAGCAGCCGTCCTCCGGGTCGCTCGCCCCGTCGATGGCGCTGGGCATGACGGCCGCGTAGTCGGCGATCTCGCGGAAGGCCGGGGTCGGGTCCGGGTAGGTCCAGGCCGCCCGGCTCAACCGGGTGTCGCCCGCGACGAGGTCGAAGTAGGTCGCCGAGCCCTTGAACTCGCAGGTCGTGCGGCGGTTGTCGCGGGCCGGCTGCAGGACCCCCGTGACGAAGGCCCCGAGCGGGAGGTAGTAGGTCGGCGGGTGCGAGGTCTCCAGCACCCGGATCGCCGCCACGGTCTCGGCGATCGTCTGCCCGCCCACCCGGATGACGACGTGCTCCCCTCCGGAGGTGTCCACCGCCGGAGGTCGCGGGTAGTCCCAGACGGACTCGGTCTGTGCAGGCATACCCCGACCATAGGGGCGCGCGGCCTGTCGTGACCAATGGGTCGCCGCTCACCCGCGCCGGTCGAGGACCTCGGCGAGGGCATCGCCGAGGGGGGCGGCGAGCTCCCGCGACCGGGTGCCGCTGAGGTGGTTGCCGTCGGCCCACACCAGGGTGCTGCCGTCCACCGCGGGGCACCAGGCGTCCGGGCAGAGCTCCTCGGTGAGGTCGAGCAGCCCCACCTGCGGGGCCTGCTCCAGCGCCAGCCGTACCGGTGGGGCGGTCAGGTCCTGCGAGGGCCCGAGCGGCCACCCGCACGCCGTGAGGTCCTCGAGGTGCGCGGCGACGCACTCCGGCGGGTCCTGCTCGAAGCGGGGCGTGGGGGCGATCGTCGCGACGGGTGCCCCCGAGGCGCCCAGCGCCTGCCAGGCGCGGGCCATGCCGCCGGCCATGAGCGCGTGACCGTCCTCGGAGCGGACCACCTCCCCGTCGACCCACAGCCGGGGTATGGGCACCTGGGCCGTGACGACGGCGGCGGGGGGGTCGGCGACGACCGACCGCGTGACCTCGTGCAGCCAGGAGCGGCAGTCCTCGCGGGGGTCCGACCCGGCCATGGGGACGACGTCCGCCGCGGGGCACGACGTCCTCGCCACCAGCTCCACGCGCCACCCTCGCTGCCTCCCGGCCTCCGCGAGCGCCGGCATCCACATCACCGCGTGCGAGTCGCCCACCAGGACCACCCGGGTGTCGCTCTCGACGTCGCCGTCCACGCAGACCGTCGCCGAGCCTGCGCCGCCCAGGTTCGCGCACCCGTCGTAGAAGGGGGTGTAGACGTCCTCGCGGGCGGAGGCGGGCGCCGGCTGCAGCTGCTGCGCCTGGGCCGGGACGGTGGACAGGACCCCGCCCGGCGTCGTCGTGGCCGTCGCCACGAGCACGGCGCCGACCCCCGCGGCGCCGGCGACGGCATACCCCGTGACGGTACGGCCGAGTGCCCGGGAGGTCTGCCGCACCGGCGCGGGCGGGATCCGCCCACGGAACGGCGTCTCGACGAAGCGGTAGGACAGCCAGGCGACCGGGAGCGTGAGCGCGAGGACGAGCAGGTTGACGCCCCACGGGAGGGTCTCGGCGCCGAGCAGGGCGCCGGCAGCGACGAGCAGCGGCCAGTGCCAGAGGTAGAGCGAGTAGGACACGTCGCCGAGCCACCGGGCCGGTCGCAGGCCCAGACCCCGGTCGACCACGCCACCGGCCCGGACGAACGGTCCGCCGAGGAGCACGGCCACGGTCCCCAGCGTCGGTGCCAGCGCCGCGGTGCCGGGGAACGCCGTCGTCGCGTCGAGGAGGACCGCCGAGGCGAGCACGGCGCCCAGACCCAGGAGCACGAGCGCAGCCGCGGCCGAGGGACCCGGACGCCGGGCGGCCCACCAGGGCCAGAGAGCGCCGAGGACGGCGCCGAGCGCGAGCTCCCAGACCCGGGTGGTCGTGACGAAGTAGGCGCGGCCGGGGTCGGCCTGCGACAGCCAGGCGGACCAGGCCAGCGAGAGCGCGCCGGCGACGCCGGCGACCGTCGCCACGCGGGCGGTCGCCGACCCCCGGCCGAGCCGGACCGGCGCCGCCACCGCGAGGGCGAGCACCACCGGCCATACCAGGTAGAACTGCTCCTCCACGGCGAGGGACCAGAAGTGCTG
This genomic window from Serinicoccus chungangensis contains:
- a CDS encoding FtsK/SpoIIIE domain-containing protein translates to MRLLITAIAAAEGPSDPLDLVVDTEDDATVGDLALALARRVADAPAGPRPFAGLGAGGGAEAQVPQLRVVRSEDGPSSAPVALADRERETVTAPALYVGDRRLDPGMPLTASPVRHGSVVGVGGSVGDLLAEPRGAVEVRISSGPGAGTVARLSTGEHVVGSTVHAAVAMPPVGLPEVCLTVQVRPDGTVVLDPDPDLLGVLQQPVWRSRPLPGPIVLDAEAEIQQRRAGESTYSELPPGTRVIGADAPTPLLHIDREEVAPGQVWEPGQALVVGPCLLELTVPTAPDASLSLSPQGATLDYNRPPRLLPAARQTEFTLPNEPRRPLGQQIPWAFIFLPAFAGLAMYLITGRLYTLIFIALTPLMAISNWVSGRSQERKRYRNDFAEYTARMKKVQQSALDGLSDERSARRRDFADPGEVLMTAIGPRRRLWERRRSDPDWLVARFGTADQVSSVTVKSNAREEHEGDLAWTAPDVPVTVGLLEAGVTGLAGPARRAVGRWVVAQLAVLHSPVDLDMTLLTSPDGEADWHWTRWLPHLRSDDGDPELAQVGVDEETTARRIAELVAELERRLELADSGSFSSKGVTFPPLLVVLDGSRRLRLLPGMVPLLQRGPSVGITFLCLDEDERLLPEECRAVVQADEPLMRVTVSEQWVIEGVRPDLVSPAWAERVARAVAPVRDVSAEDAAATIPTSSRLLDVLRLDPPTAAAVQERWVSVGRTTRAVIGEGTDGAFAIDMVKDGPHGLVAGTTGSGKSELLQTVIASLAVHNRPDEMTFVLVDYKGGAAFKDCNRLPHTVGMVTDLDGHLTGRALESLGAELRRREHQLAGADAKDIEDYLATRGPDDEPMPRLLIVIDEFAALVAELPDFVTGLVDIARRGRSLGVHLILATQRPAGVVSAEIKSNTNLRIALRVTDSGDSQDVIEARDAAEISQSTPGRAYARLGHSSLIPFQSSRVGGRPRGEGRAAEVELRGMPFAELGVAPPRAQAAEEDVSVPTDLAALVQACQQASEESGVQAPASPWLPALDDVVTLEQVLEQFPDAVPEPGRMRLPLGVVDLPAQQRRDVAAYSLATGAHLAIVGAARTGRSSVLRVLAGAVARDLSPEDVHVYGVDCGNNALLPLQALPHVGAVVLRDQTDRMERLVGRLRALISERQQLLAQAGYADVAEQRAAVPQEERLPYVLVLFDRWEGFFQVYDSLDGGRLVAAFQQILQEGAAVGVRVVMTGDRSVVMGRMGTLLDDKIMLRMTDPSDFATIGMSAKKVPERMPEGRGFRADGLRETQVALLADDPAGTAQVRALQALGKASAQRYHDLPRARRPFHVDLLPVRFTAAEAHRLREEERAQGLDVPETALAVAVGGDTLGLRHLDAAEHGPAVLVTGPRRSGRSTVLRQLADEALRAGCQVALVTPRKSPLRDLAGSPGVHGPWDLGSDQGEVTEQLATLVAGADPLVVLVDDTELVGSDGWLAEALVKAVEQMRDSDSMLVGAGTASDMQSHYRGPSAVLKKAGTGVLLNPQSSADADLFGARLNRSAYGQSLPPGGGYLVVAGQAERVQVVWPG
- a CDS encoding WXG100 family type VII secretion target, with product MAVGGELATLRDLHKTLDTSALDIQRVSEDIDKSLNSTVWTGANSEKFKDAWQTFRPTLTPKLVDALNEAKEDIKTQHNNLAAATGESDRI
- a CDS encoding ATP-binding protein; translated protein: MDPIRNPYAPGAGQRPPELAGRDEQLDRFRVVLERIQRGRPERSMVLTGLRGVGKTVLLNALRGAAVRSRWGTGKYEARPEQGMRRPMAAALHVAVRELGHPQGDEVDHVLGVIKAFAQKDQPGAKLRDRWNPGIDVAAVTGRADSGDIEIDLVELLSDVGGLAADVGKGVGVFIDEMQDLQPDDVSAICAACHELSQSALPVIVVGAGLPHLPAVLSASKSYSERLFRYTRIDRLSREQAERALQLPAEDEDATWSPEALSAMYAATGGYPYFLQAYGKEVWDLAPESPITAEDVRVAGPEAEAELAVGFFGSRYERATPGEREYLRAMADLAAQRVETGEEIDEIESVATADIASHLGRKPQSLSPARDALLKKGLIYSGERGRIAFTVPHFGRYLRENT
- a CDS encoding dihydrofolate reductase family protein: MTRTRVHNFSISLDGFATGEPQSAEAPFGHAGQRLHEWMIATRFGASVVSGDGSGGSTGVDHALAEQHSVDIGAEIMGAHKFGPPGWQDDPDWRGWWGPEPPFRTPTFVLTHRPRPPVEMAGGTTFHFLEASPREALTVAQEAADGLDVRIGGGPTVLRDFLAAGLVDHLHLVQVPLVLGRGVRLWDGLEGVEAGYDVEAVSSRRGVTHLIFTRAPGGSVA
- a CDS encoding aldo/keto reductase, giving the protein MILQETSTLANGVSIPRLGLGTWFIDDTHVVQTVGEALRLGYRHVDTAPAYRNERGVGRAVRASGVPREEVFVTTKVDAGAKSHDAAAAGIDASLRRTGLDHLDLVLVHSPRPWRRFHGPERYLEENREVWRALEEALAAGKVRAIGLSNFDVDDVENVLDGCTVAPMVNQVLAHIRNTPHELIRHCQDRGILVEAYSPVAHGELLGDEEVARVAQRYAVSVPQLSLRYCLQLGLVPLPKSADPAHLRANTEVDFTITEEDMDLLRGVEPIADYGDHRAMTIYGGQRDLSSLLALARSRVRRRR
- a CDS encoding DinB family protein; translated protein: MSGARFVGCSLTGAVLRGVDVDGAEIDAPWLLEGDGTLQVNGVDVAPLVDAELDRRFPGRALRRARDPEGLREAWAALEVAWAAAVSRAEGMQPGTVDISVAGEWSFAQTLRHLVMATDTWLGRAVLDLPDPYHALGQPNDEYALDGHDPAVFHETDPSWERVLQVRAERVAMVRDHLATVTAGDLEVPRNNPWAPAYRESTLSCLRTILEEEWEHLRFATRDLDVLDARGTGT
- a CDS encoding transglycosylase family protein yields the protein MKHRAIRKPRLGALALATGLTALTGVVSAGSAQAASGETWDAVAQCESGGNWSINTGNGYYGGLQFAQSTWEGFGGTQYAQRADLASREQQIAIAENVLAGQGPGAWPVCSVEAGLTAGGPAPAEPAPSEPAQPAEPAPAEPQQPAQPEPAQPQPAQEAAPQQPAQEAAPQQAPATELAEHVIAGGETTAKIAHQHGTTVADLVGINDLAHGGALIFTGDVMLVPAHGADTAAGSYTVQPGDTLAQIAAEHGTDVHALAAANDLDDPDLIIAGQTLSIG
- a CDS encoding DUF427 domain-containing protein; this encodes MPAQTESVWDYPRPPAVDTSGGEHVVIRVGGQTIAETVAAIRVLETSHPPTYYLPLGAFVTGVLQPARDNRRTTCEFKGSATYFDLVAGDTRLSRAAWTYPDPTPAFREIADYAAVMPSAIDGASDPEDGCYVDGERVQPQEGGFYGGWITSRVRGPFKGAPGTHGW